The Microbacter sp. GSS18 genome has a segment encoding these proteins:
- a CDS encoding ribose-5-phosphate isomerase — MRIHIATDHAGLEFSTQLQHHLAEAGHEVVDHGPIEYDPLDDYPAFCIRAAQAVVRDQESGVEALGIVFGGSGNGEQIAANKVRGIRAALVWSVATAELAREHNDANVIAIGARQHTFEEAVTFIDRFVATPFSGEERHARRIGQLAAYEADGTLEPDPRARIGDPDVLAADDSSFDPEAG, encoded by the coding sequence ATGCGCATCCACATCGCGACCGATCACGCCGGCCTCGAGTTCTCCACCCAGCTGCAGCACCACCTCGCCGAGGCCGGTCACGAGGTCGTCGACCACGGGCCGATCGAGTACGACCCGCTCGACGACTACCCGGCGTTCTGCATCCGCGCCGCACAGGCGGTCGTGCGCGACCAGGAGAGCGGCGTCGAAGCGCTCGGGATCGTGTTCGGGGGCTCGGGCAACGGCGAGCAGATCGCGGCGAACAAGGTGCGCGGCATCCGCGCCGCCCTGGTGTGGAGCGTCGCCACGGCCGAGCTCGCGCGCGAGCACAACGACGCCAACGTGATCGCGATCGGCGCGCGACAGCACACCTTCGAGGAGGCGGTGACCTTCATCGACCGCTTCGTCGCGACGCCGTTCAGCGGCGAAGAGCGCCATGCTCGGCGCATCGGCCAGCTCGCCGCCTACGAGGCCGACGGCACCCTCGAGCCCGATCCCCGGGCCCGCATCGGCGACCCGGACGTCCTCGCCGCCGACGACAGCTCGTTCGATCCCGAAGCCGGCTGA
- a CDS encoding DNA-formamidopyrimidine glycosylase family protein, which yields MPEGHSVHRIARQFDRNYVGSAVRASSPQGRFAEGASVIDGRTVVSVRAVGKQMFLEFDGDLWLRVHLGMYGAWDFAGEILVDPTIASANGRMGQTNQRGTDLEGAPILDDAGENSLTSIGAPRRARVHVRMSEQTTGLADEGDQWPPPVVGQVRLRLMTDVTCADLRGPTACELQDPEQVQATIDKLGPDPLVDDAAEGEERFTRVVRRKPTAIGLLLMDQAVVSGIGNVYRAEMLFRARQNPHTPGRDVPEEVVRALWRDWVELLRIGVETGQMMTMDDLSDEDYRKAMASRDDRHWVYHRAGLPCRVCGTSIVVEEAAGRKLYWCPSCQKG from the coding sequence ATGCCGGAGGGGCATTCCGTCCATCGCATCGCCCGCCAGTTCGACCGGAACTACGTCGGGAGCGCCGTGCGCGCCTCGAGCCCGCAGGGACGGTTCGCCGAAGGGGCGTCGGTGATCGACGGGCGGACCGTCGTGTCGGTTCGCGCCGTCGGCAAGCAGATGTTCCTGGAGTTCGACGGCGACCTGTGGCTGCGCGTGCATCTGGGCATGTACGGCGCGTGGGACTTCGCCGGCGAGATCCTCGTCGACCCCACGATCGCGTCGGCCAACGGGCGCATGGGCCAGACCAATCAGCGCGGCACGGATCTCGAGGGCGCGCCGATCCTGGACGACGCGGGCGAGAACTCGCTGACCTCGATCGGCGCTCCGCGTCGCGCGCGCGTGCACGTGCGCATGTCGGAGCAGACCACCGGGCTCGCCGACGAGGGCGACCAGTGGCCTCCGCCGGTCGTGGGCCAGGTGCGCCTGCGTCTCATGACCGACGTGACGTGCGCAGATCTGCGGGGGCCGACCGCGTGCGAGCTGCAGGATCCCGAGCAGGTGCAGGCGACGATCGACAAGCTCGGGCCCGATCCGCTGGTGGACGACGCCGCCGAGGGCGAGGAGCGCTTCACGCGGGTCGTGCGCCGCAAGCCGACGGCGATCGGCCTGCTGCTGATGGATCAGGCGGTGGTCAGCGGAATCGGCAACGTGTACCGCGCCGAGATGCTCTTCCGTGCCCGCCAGAACCCGCACACGCCGGGCCGCGACGTTCCCGAGGAGGTCGTGCGCGCGCTGTGGCGCGACTGGGTCGAGTTGCTTCGGATCGGCGTCGAGACCGGCCAGATGATGACCATGGACGACCTGTCCGACGAGGACTATCGCAAGGCGATGGCCAGCCGCGATGACCGCCACTGGGTGTACCACCGCGCGGGCCTGCCGTGCCGCGTGTGCGGGACGTCGATCGTCGTCGAGGAGGCGGCCGGTCGGAAGCTCTACTGGTGCCCGAGCTGTCAGAAGGGGTGA
- a CDS encoding FMN-binding negative transcriptional regulator: MRQNPSFAMTDVRELRRLIELNPWVTLVSATDDGLVASHYAVLLDDAHDDLTVVGHVDRPDDLIHGLGERELMIVVQGPHGYISPGWYGEVAAVPTWNFVSAHLTGVPEVLDADENVRVLERLVENFESGMPQPRGMWAPPNDEAYVDRLARGTTGFRLTPTKVVAKRKLSQNKPDEVVETIIGELRAGGAAYADPRLADEMIRDLRTRRAAR, encoded by the coding sequence ATGCGTCAGAACCCGAGTTTCGCGATGACCGACGTGCGGGAGCTGCGGCGCCTGATCGAGCTGAACCCGTGGGTGACGCTCGTCAGCGCGACCGACGACGGCCTGGTCGCGTCGCACTACGCCGTGCTGCTGGACGACGCCCACGATGACCTCACCGTCGTCGGCCACGTCGACCGGCCCGACGATCTGATCCACGGTCTCGGCGAGCGCGAGCTCATGATCGTCGTGCAGGGACCCCACGGCTACATCTCGCCGGGCTGGTACGGCGAGGTCGCCGCGGTTCCGACGTGGAACTTCGTCTCGGCGCACCTCACGGGGGTTCCCGAGGTCCTCGACGCCGACGAGAACGTGCGCGTGCTCGAGCGGCTCGTGGAGAACTTCGAGAGCGGGATGCCGCAGCCGCGCGGGATGTGGGCGCCGCCGAACGACGAAGCGTACGTCGACCGGCTGGCGCGCGGCACGACCGGGTTCCGGCTGACCCCGACGAAGGTCGTGGCCAAGCGCAAGCTCAGCCAGAACAAGCCGGATGAGGTCGTCGAGACGATCATCGGCGAGCTGCGCGCCGGCGGCGCGGCGTACGCCGACCCGCGGCTGGCGGACGAGATGATTCGCGATCTTCGGACGCGGAGGGCCGCTCGATGA
- a CDS encoding amidohydrolase family protein produces the protein MSVGVGERIAVIADVRLTGGERLDPFEDELVDVHIAAGRIADIAPARALPRRGRVLAGDGAWLIPGLWDHHVHVVQWALAAQRVELGGATSATHAAALMRDAPILPGGRRIGSGFRDAFWADPPSLAVLDAATGDVPTYLVNADVHSVWLNSAALRREGHAPDGVGVLREGPAFEISRRLNDVDPATSDRLVARMARDAAARGIVGIVDLDMAWNEEAWTRRAAAGFDTLRVEFGLYPEHLDRAIGEGLRSGDTARGTASDLFRVGPLKVITDGSLGTRTAACSHPYPDDPHDLGMLTVDPSTLHELLSRAAAGGLSAAVHAIGDVANSNALDAFAATGAWGTIEHAQLVAHADIPRFGRLGVGASVQPEHALDDRDLTDSIWAAQTAQPYPLRALADGGANLLFGSDAPVSALDPWAAIAAAVHRTRDDREPWQPHEGVDAATALAASTHGGSRDAAILEPGLVADLALCEHDPLAVTEAQLRGMRVAATLVAGRVTHAA, from the coding sequence ATGAGCGTCGGCGTCGGCGAGCGGATCGCCGTCATCGCCGATGTCCGGCTCACCGGCGGCGAGCGCCTGGACCCGTTCGAGGACGAGCTCGTCGACGTCCACATCGCGGCCGGCCGCATCGCCGACATCGCCCCGGCCCGGGCCCTGCCCCGTCGCGGTCGCGTGCTCGCCGGGGACGGCGCGTGGCTGATCCCCGGACTGTGGGACCACCACGTCCACGTCGTGCAGTGGGCCCTCGCCGCCCAGCGCGTCGAACTCGGCGGCGCGACGAGCGCGACGCACGCGGCCGCGCTCATGCGGGATGCGCCGATCCTGCCGGGCGGGCGCCGCATCGGGTCGGGCTTCCGCGACGCCTTCTGGGCCGATCCTCCCAGCCTCGCGGTGCTGGACGCCGCGACCGGCGACGTGCCCACGTACCTCGTCAACGCCGATGTGCACAGCGTATGGCTGAACTCGGCGGCGCTGCGGCGCGAGGGCCACGCGCCCGACGGGGTCGGCGTCCTTCGCGAAGGCCCGGCGTTCGAGATCTCGCGCCGACTCAACGACGTCGACCCGGCCACGTCCGATCGGCTGGTCGCGCGCATGGCGCGGGATGCGGCGGCGCGCGGGATCGTCGGGATCGTCGACCTCGACATGGCCTGGAACGAGGAGGCGTGGACGCGTCGGGCCGCCGCCGGCTTCGACACGCTGCGGGTGGAGTTCGGTCTCTACCCCGAGCATCTCGACCGCGCGATCGGCGAGGGACTGCGCTCCGGCGACACCGCGCGCGGGACGGCATCCGATCTCTTCCGCGTCGGCCCGCTCAAGGTGATCACGGACGGGTCGCTGGGCACGCGCACGGCCGCGTGCTCGCACCCCTACCCGGACGATCCGCATGACCTCGGGATGCTCACCGTCGACCCCTCGACACTGCACGAGCTGCTGAGCCGCGCCGCGGCGGGCGGGCTCTCGGCGGCGGTGCACGCCATCGGCGACGTCGCGAACAGCAACGCGCTGGACGCCTTCGCGGCGACCGGGGCATGGGGCACGATCGAGCACGCTCAGCTCGTCGCCCACGCCGACATCCCGCGGTTCGGACGCCTCGGCGTCGGCGCGAGCGTCCAGCCGGAGCACGCGCTCGACGACCGCGATCTCACCGACTCGATCTGGGCCGCGCAGACCGCGCAGCCGTATCCGCTCCGCGCTCTCGCCGACGGGGGAGCGAACCTGCTGTTCGGCTCCGACGCGCCGGTGTCGGCGCTGGACCCCTGGGCGGCCATCGCGGCGGCCGTGCACCGGACGCGGGACGACCGCGAGCCGTGGCAGCCCCACGAGGGCGTCGACGCCGCGACCGCACTGGCGGCGTCGACGCACGGCGGCTCCCGGGATGCCGCGATCCTCGAGCCCGGGCTCGTCGCGGACCTGGCACTGTGCGAGCACGATCCGCTGGCCGTCACGGAGGCGCAGCTGCGCGGAATGAGGGTCGCGGCGACACTGGTGGCCGGCCGCGTCACGCATGCGGCCTGA
- a CDS encoding acyltransferase family protein — MPSADHDFGPQNLGHPTQTVTRQPRDRSPEHAEPSRFLPHVQGLRAIAVLFVVLYHFWPGRLTGGYVGVDVFFVISGFLITSHLMRELTATGTVRLSQFWARRARRLLPASLLVLLFSAIVAGSPYLMPISALQNEVREIIASTFYVENWYLALNSADYLNHAGDPTTVQHYWSLSLEEQFYVMWPLIMLLAAWIGVRYARGARRRAVLVALGIVTVASFVFCVAFTITDPAPAYFVTFGRMWQFGVGAMIALVPMLRVRHAVGSFVLGWTGIAALLFAALRFDGQTPFPGYMALVPTLGAAAVIAASNTDRWWYPTRVLAIRPAQFTGDISYSLYLWHWPLIIIAPSVPFWGLTIWHRLSLLVICFVLAWLTKRFVEDPVRGWKVLTTRRARVTLWSSLAAMALVAGVAGGAWAVNAPAYRAGVTEIEQLRADPPECFGAASVLDPSCEGVEFADIRPDPGFAGIDRPEHPECFVQLNDARPVTCAFGVDDPDAPTVALIGDSHAYQLLSTFDRLAQKEGWRLVTWFKGACPWNTTPLSTPGAFGQACAQWRDSVREALAESDVDVVFTSALATTPYSADGFDSAHDAAVAGYRQAWGEVLDRGIPVVTVVDNPVWATDPNKCLRTRDAAECDGARGDVLVADDPLRDAAAGVEGVTLLDFTDVFCGAEVCSPVVGGANVYRDQDHITVTFADSLGPWYAAALEDALAARAP, encoded by the coding sequence GTGCCATCCGCTGACCACGACTTCGGGCCGCAGAATCTGGGGCACCCGACCCAGACGGTGACCCGCCAGCCGCGCGACCGCTCGCCCGAGCACGCCGAGCCGTCGCGGTTCCTGCCGCACGTGCAGGGCCTGCGCGCGATCGCGGTGCTGTTCGTCGTGCTCTACCACTTCTGGCCCGGCCGGCTCACGGGCGGCTACGTCGGCGTCGACGTCTTCTTCGTGATCTCGGGCTTCCTGATCACGTCGCACCTGATGCGCGAGCTGACCGCGACCGGCACCGTGCGGCTGTCGCAGTTCTGGGCCCGGCGCGCGCGGCGACTGCTGCCGGCGTCGCTCCTGGTCCTGCTGTTCAGCGCCATCGTCGCCGGGAGCCCCTACCTCATGCCGATCTCGGCGCTGCAGAACGAGGTCCGCGAGATCATCGCGTCCACTTTCTACGTCGAGAACTGGTACCTCGCGCTGAACTCGGCGGACTACCTCAACCACGCCGGCGATCCCACGACGGTGCAGCACTACTGGTCGCTCTCGCTCGAAGAGCAGTTCTACGTCATGTGGCCGCTCATCATGCTGCTGGCGGCCTGGATCGGGGTCCGCTACGCCCGGGGAGCACGCCGCCGCGCCGTCCTGGTCGCTCTGGGGATCGTGACGGTCGCGTCCTTCGTCTTCTGCGTCGCCTTCACGATCACCGATCCGGCGCCTGCCTACTTCGTCACCTTCGGGCGAATGTGGCAGTTCGGGGTGGGCGCCATGATCGCACTGGTGCCGATGCTGCGCGTGCGCCACGCGGTGGGCAGCTTCGTGCTCGGCTGGACGGGCATCGCGGCGCTGCTGTTCGCGGCGCTCCGGTTCGACGGCCAGACGCCGTTCCCCGGCTACATGGCGCTCGTGCCGACGCTCGGGGCCGCGGCGGTGATCGCCGCGTCGAACACCGACCGCTGGTGGTACCCGACGCGCGTGCTCGCGATCCGTCCGGCGCAGTTCACCGGCGACATCTCCTACTCGCTGTACCTGTGGCACTGGCCGCTGATCATCATCGCGCCCTCGGTGCCGTTCTGGGGCCTCACCATCTGGCATCGGCTGTCGCTGCTGGTCATCTGCTTCGTGCTCGCGTGGCTCACCAAGCGCTTCGTCGAGGACCCCGTGCGCGGCTGGAAGGTCCTGACGACCCGCCGGGCGCGAGTGACGCTGTGGTCTTCGCTCGCCGCGATGGCGCTCGTCGCGGGCGTCGCGGGCGGGGCGTGGGCGGTAAACGCGCCCGCGTATCGCGCCGGAGTGACCGAGATCGAGCAGCTGCGCGCCGATCCGCCGGAGTGCTTCGGTGCGGCATCCGTGCTCGATCCTTCCTGCGAGGGAGTCGAGTTCGCCGACATCCGGCCCGATCCCGGATTCGCGGGCATCGACCGGCCCGAGCACCCCGAGTGCTTCGTCCAGCTCAACGATGCGCGGCCGGTCACGTGCGCGTTCGGCGTCGACGATCCGGACGCGCCGACCGTTGCGCTCATCGGCGACAGCCACGCGTACCAGCTGCTGTCGACCTTCGATCGTCTCGCGCAGAAGGAAGGCTGGCGCCTGGTGACGTGGTTCAAGGGCGCGTGCCCGTGGAACACCACGCCCCTGTCGACGCCGGGCGCGTTCGGGCAGGCATGCGCGCAGTGGCGCGACAGCGTGCGAGAGGCGCTGGCCGAATCCGACGTCGACGTCGTGTTCACCTCGGCGCTGGCGACGACGCCCTACTCCGCGGACGGATTCGACTCGGCGCACGACGCCGCCGTCGCCGGCTATCGCCAGGCGTGGGGCGAGGTCCTCGACCGCGGCATCCCGGTGGTGACCGTCGTCGACAACCCGGTGTGGGCGACCGACCCGAACAAGTGCCTGCGCACGCGCGATGCCGCGGAGTGCGACGGCGCGCGCGGCGACGTCCTCGTCGCCGACGATCCCCTGCGGGACGCGGCAGCCGGCGTCGAGGGCGTCACGCTCCTCGACTTCACCGACGTGTTCTGCGGCGCCGAGGTCTGCTCCCCGGTCGTGGGCGGCGCGAACGTCTACCGCGACCAGGACCACATCACGGTGACGTTCGCCGACAGCCTGGGCCCGTGGTACGCCGCCGCCCTCGAGGACGCACTCGCCGCGCGCGCCCCGTAA
- a CDS encoding gamma carbonic anhydrase family protein: MTIAEGASVLSVAGSIPQLAEGSFVAAGARVIGDVRLGEGASVWYNAVLRGDGDSITLGAGSNIQDNVSVHVDSGSPVVIGENVSVGHNAVVHGCTIGDGSLIGMGSVILSGAVIGAGCLIAGGAVVLEGTEIPDGSLVAGVPAKVRRELTPQEREKLLHNAETYRAHTATHVAAEPMRG, from the coding sequence ATGACGATCGCCGAGGGTGCCTCCGTCCTGTCCGTCGCGGGCTCGATCCCGCAGCTGGCCGAGGGGTCGTTCGTGGCCGCCGGCGCACGCGTCATCGGCGACGTGCGCCTCGGCGAGGGCGCGAGCGTCTGGTACAACGCGGTGCTGCGCGGTGACGGCGACAGCATCACGCTCGGCGCCGGCAGCAACATCCAGGACAACGTCTCGGTCCACGTCGATTCGGGCAGCCCGGTCGTCATCGGCGAGAACGTATCGGTCGGCCACAACGCCGTCGTGCACGGCTGCACCATCGGGGACGGCTCGCTGATCGGCATGGGGTCGGTGATCCTCAGCGGCGCGGTCATCGGCGCAGGATGCCTCATCGCCGGAGGAGCGGTCGTGCTCGAGGGCACGGAGATCCCCGACGGCTCGCTCGTCGCCGGCGTCCCCGCGAAGGTGCGGCGTGAGCTCACCCCCCAGGAGCGGGAGAAGCTCCTGCACAACGCCGAGACGTACCGTGCGCACACCGCGACCCACGTGGCGGCGGAGCCGATGCGCGGCTGA
- a CDS encoding V-type ATPase 116kDa subunit family protein, with protein MSWREALTPVRMERVAFVAPASGVRPMLAEIAASGSVELDLPRHADAGPDEFDRVCDAAVVRDGLAGYVGWTPARALPRLAERLAPAGAAAVPIRRPRGVEPPTMLSGESGGAGMSRTLVDTYGTVPYRDVDPARAAAFAYIVMFGMMFGDVGHGAILLAIGLLLRTGRPRRFAGLRRAWAFVSAAGAAAMAFGFLYGEAFGPTGLVPVLWLAPLEEPVPFLIAAIVLGSVLLAAAYAIGTVNRVREGGWGYALYARSGVAGSLLFLAAAALAGGLVWSLTWLVMVAAALAVLAVVFLSIGLYVASGGKFAGVLQTVIEVGDTVIRLGSNVVSFARLAAFGLTHAALLLVVWQGTTALWALGPLGMIAAVVLFVVGNVLTFGLEALVAAIQALRLSYYELFSRVFESEGRPFRPWTPASIPSTDEGEVAAGDRPVPERRPA; from the coding sequence ATGTCGTGGCGTGAGGCGCTGACGCCGGTGCGCATGGAGCGGGTCGCCTTCGTGGCACCCGCGTCGGGGGTCCGTCCGATGCTCGCCGAGATCGCCGCGAGCGGGAGCGTCGAACTCGACCTCCCGCGCCACGCCGACGCCGGCCCGGACGAGTTCGACCGCGTGTGCGACGCGGCGGTCGTGCGCGACGGTCTGGCCGGCTACGTCGGGTGGACGCCGGCGAGGGCGCTGCCGCGGCTGGCCGAGCGGCTGGCGCCGGCCGGTGCCGCCGCCGTCCCGATCCGCCGCCCGCGCGGCGTCGAGCCGCCGACGATGCTGTCGGGCGAGAGCGGAGGCGCGGGCATGTCCCGCACGCTCGTCGACACCTACGGCACGGTGCCCTACCGCGATGTCGACCCGGCGCGTGCGGCGGCGTTCGCGTACATCGTCATGTTCGGCATGATGTTCGGCGATGTCGGTCACGGCGCCATCCTGCTCGCCATCGGACTGCTGCTGCGCACGGGACGCCCGCGCCGCTTCGCCGGCCTGCGGCGCGCGTGGGCATTCGTGTCGGCGGCGGGCGCCGCGGCGATGGCATTCGGGTTCCTCTACGGCGAGGCGTTCGGCCCCACCGGTCTCGTGCCGGTGCTGTGGCTGGCGCCCCTCGAGGAGCCCGTGCCGTTCCTCATCGCGGCCATCGTGCTCGGGTCGGTGCTGCTGGCCGCCGCCTACGCGATCGGCACGGTCAACCGCGTGCGCGAGGGCGGATGGGGATACGCGCTGTACGCCCGCAGCGGCGTCGCCGGATCACTGCTCTTCCTCGCCGCCGCGGCGCTGGCCGGGGGCCTCGTGTGGAGCCTGACCTGGCTCGTCATGGTCGCCGCCGCACTGGCCGTCCTGGCCGTCGTGTTCCTTTCCATCGGCCTCTACGTGGCATCGGGCGGGAAGTTCGCGGGGGTCCTGCAGACCGTCATCGAGGTGGGCGACACCGTCATCCGCCTCGGGTCCAACGTGGTGTCGTTCGCACGCCTCGCGGCATTCGGATTGACCCACGCGGCACTGCTCCTGGTGGTCTGGCAGGGCACGACCGCGCTGTGGGCGCTCGGCCCCCTCGGCATGATCGCCGCCGTCGTCCTGTTCGTCGTGGGAAACGTGCTGACGTTCGGACTGGAGGCCCTCGTCGCGGCCATCCAGGCCCTGCGTCTGTCGTACTACGAGCTGTTCTCCCGCGTCTTCGAGTCCGAGGGGCGTCCGTTCCGCCCCTGGACCCCCGCTTCGATCCCGTCCACCGACGAGGGCGAGGTCGCCGCCGGCGACCGGCCCGTTCCTGAGAGGAGACCCGCATGA
- a CDS encoding ATP synthase subunit C has product MTVWVMALPVFAVAFAAALVLLRRTRSAGMKALVVVNAGVAIAAGVVFVQALTASPPAVAAGAVEAATTDPTTATGAGGTALIAAAIAVAGSSIGAAIAVAYTGAAALAAMSERPEMFGRAMVIVGLAEGIAIYGLIIAIIIIGNA; this is encoded by the coding sequence ATGACCGTCTGGGTCATGGCCCTTCCCGTCTTCGCTGTGGCCTTCGCCGCCGCCCTCGTGCTGCTCCGACGCACCCGCAGCGCCGGTATGAAGGCTCTGGTGGTGGTCAACGCCGGAGTGGCGATCGCCGCCGGCGTCGTCTTCGTCCAGGCGCTCACCGCCTCGCCCCCCGCGGTCGCGGCCGGTGCGGTCGAGGCGGCCACGACCGATCCCACGACGGCCACCGGCGCCGGAGGAACCGCGCTGATCGCCGCGGCGATCGCCGTCGCGGGCTCGTCCATCGGTGCGGCCATCGCGGTCGCCTACACCGGCGCGGCGGCGCTTGCCGCCATGAGCGAGCGCCCCGAGATGTTCGGGCGCGCCATGGTCATCGTCGGACTGGCCGAGGGCATCGCGATCTACGGCCTGATCATCGCCATCATCATCATCGGGAACGCCTGA
- a CDS encoding V-type ATP synthase subunit F, which produces MPDLLRIAVIGEEHLVDGYRLAGATVLVAADAEAVRRAWQALPEDAGVVVLTAQAAASLGEDVGEGRRMVAVMPV; this is translated from the coding sequence ATGCCGGATCTCCTCCGCATCGCGGTCATCGGCGAGGAGCACCTGGTCGACGGGTACCGGCTCGCGGGTGCGACGGTGCTGGTCGCCGCCGACGCCGAGGCGGTCAGGCGCGCGTGGCAGGCGCTCCCCGAGGACGCCGGCGTCGTCGTGCTCACCGCGCAGGCGGCGGCGTCGCTCGGCGAGGACGTCGGGGAGGGGCGCCGCATGGTGGCGGTGATGCCCGTATGA
- a CDS encoding V-type ATP synthase subunit A, giving the protein MERVSTRGSVVRVSGPLVEVEGVGDLAMADVVALGPDRMSAETVEREGDRAVLQAYEYTGGLRSGDLAESTGAQLSVPLGPGLLGQAFDGLLRPLTGAGLWLGAARTAEAPGQARSWRFTASARVGDHVAAGEVIGTVADAGSVEHRVLVPAGSDGTLTWVAGAEPVAADAVIARVGDRDVGLTVPWPIRRPRPFRQRRSEAVPLRTGQRVLDLLFPVAQGATAAVPGGFGAGKTLLLQQIAKWSDADVIVYVGCGERGNEMADVLGTLTELSDERTGGRLIDRTVIIANTSNMPMMAREAGIHTGVTVAEYYRDMGYDVVVIADSTSRWAEALREFANRNGQLPAEEGYPASLASELAAFYERAGRVDTIGGTVASVTVIGAVSPPGGDMTEPVTTATQRFARTLWQLDRDLAYARHYPAVSWTASFARDDDAIGRWYAENGDAAWAARRARAITMLAESDRLASLAELLGQASLPGHERMILLGGRLVRDGVLMQSALSPNDVYCSAEKAAAILDLVLDVADRCALLASEGVPAAAIERIDFGDVLRARDETGPDDAAGVEARREPMLRRLEALR; this is encoded by the coding sequence ATGGAGCGGGTGAGCACGCGGGGCTCCGTCGTCCGCGTGAGCGGGCCGCTCGTCGAGGTCGAGGGCGTCGGCGACCTGGCGATGGCCGATGTGGTGGCGCTCGGACCGGATCGGATGAGCGCCGAGACCGTCGAGCGCGAGGGCGACCGAGCCGTCCTGCAGGCGTACGAGTACACCGGCGGTCTGCGCAGCGGCGACCTCGCCGAGTCGACCGGAGCCCAGCTGTCGGTCCCGCTCGGTCCGGGGCTGCTGGGCCAGGCGTTCGACGGACTCCTGCGTCCGCTCACCGGCGCCGGACTGTGGCTCGGCGCGGCGCGCACGGCGGAGGCCCCCGGGCAGGCCAGGTCGTGGCGGTTCACCGCGTCCGCTCGCGTCGGCGACCACGTCGCCGCGGGAGAGGTGATCGGAACGGTGGCGGATGCCGGATCGGTCGAGCATCGCGTGCTCGTGCCCGCCGGTTCGGACGGGACCCTCACGTGGGTCGCCGGTGCCGAACCGGTCGCCGCCGACGCCGTCATCGCCCGGGTCGGGGACCGCGACGTGGGACTGACCGTGCCGTGGCCGATCCGGCGGCCGCGCCCGTTCCGGCAGCGGCGCTCCGAGGCCGTGCCGCTGCGGACGGGACAGCGCGTGCTGGACCTGCTGTTCCCCGTGGCTCAGGGCGCGACCGCGGCGGTCCCCGGCGGCTTCGGGGCGGGCAAGACCCTGCTGCTGCAGCAGATCGCGAAGTGGAGCGATGCCGACGTCATCGTCTACGTGGGGTGCGGCGAGCGCGGGAACGAGATGGCCGACGTGCTCGGGACCCTCACCGAGCTCTCGGACGAGCGGACCGGCGGGCGGCTCATCGACCGCACGGTGATCATCGCCAACACGTCGAACATGCCCATGATGGCGCGCGAGGCGGGGATCCACACCGGCGTCACCGTCGCGGAGTACTACCGCGACATGGGCTACGACGTCGTGGTCATCGCGGACTCGACGTCGCGCTGGGCCGAGGCGCTGCGCGAGTTCGCGAACCGCAACGGGCAGCTGCCCGCCGAGGAGGGGTATCCGGCGAGCCTCGCCAGCGAGCTCGCGGCGTTCTACGAGCGGGCGGGGCGTGTCGACACGATCGGCGGCACGGTCGCCTCGGTCACCGTGATCGGCGCCGTGTCGCCTCCAGGCGGTGACATGACCGAACCGGTGACGACGGCCACGCAGCGGTTCGCGCGCACGCTGTGGCAGCTCGATCGCGACCTCGCCTACGCCCGCCATTACCCCGCGGTCAGCTGGACGGCCTCCTTCGCGCGCGACGACGATGCGATCGGCAGGTGGTACGCCGAGAACGGCGATGCGGCGTGGGCCGCCCGCCGCGCTCGCGCGATCACGATGCTGGCCGAGTCCGACCGGCTGGCCTCTCTCGCAGAGCTCCTCGGCCAGGCCTCGCTGCCCGGTCATGAGCGCATGATCCTGCTCGGCGGTCGACTGGTGCGCGACGGCGTGCTCATGCAGAGCGCTCTGAGCCCGAACGACGTCTACTGCTCCGCGGAGAAGGCGGCCGCGATCCTCGACCTCGTGCTGGATGTCGCCGACCGCTGCGCACTGCTGGCCTCCGAGGGCGTGCCGGCGGCCGCGATCGAACGCATCGACTTCGGCGATGTGCTGCGAGCGCGGGACGAGACCGGTCCCGACGACGCCGCCGGCGTCGAGGCCCGCCGTGAGCCGATGCTCCGGCGGCTGGAGGCGCTGCGGTGA